The Panicum virgatum strain AP13 chromosome 5K, P.virgatum_v5, whole genome shotgun sequence genome has a window encoding:
- the LOC120708560 gene encoding protein IQ-DOMAIN 1-like isoform X2, with product MGKKGKWFSAVKKVFGSSDPDGKQAKAEKADKSKSSRRWPFGKSRHSDPSASTVSGTAPVAPLPPPPPIQLTQPHSQEIKDVKPVETDSEQNKHAYSVALASAVAAEAAAVAAQAAAEVVRLTAVTTAAPKMPVTSREELAAIKIQTAFRGYLARRALRALRGLVRLKSLVDGHAVKRQTAHTLHCTQTMTRVQAQIYSRRVKLEEEKQALQRQLQLKHQRELEKMKIDEDWDHSHQSKEQIEASLVMKQEAALRRERALAYAFSHQWRNSGRTITPTFTEPGNPNWGWSWMERWMTARPWESRLAASDKDPKERSLTKNSSTSAVRMSVPRAISIQRPATPNKSSRPPSRQSPSTPPSKAPSTSGKTRPASPRSSWLYKEDDLRSITSIRSERPRRQSIGGGSVRDDASLTSTPPLPSYMQSTESARAKSRYRSLLTEKLELSERAPLAHSVVKKRLSFPVIDKPSGPPADKPKERVRRHSDPPKVDPATLKDAPVA from the exons ATGGGTAAGAAGGGAAAGTGGTTTAGTGCTGTGAAGAAAGTCTTCGGCTCCTCCGATCCTGATGGAAAGCAAGCAAAG GCTGAGAAGGCGGACAAGTCAAAATCCAGTAGGAGATGGCCATTTGGAAAGTCGAGGCACTCTGATCCTTCTGCCTCAACGGTGTCAGGGACTGCTCCAGTAGCtcctttgccgccgccgccaccaataCAACTTACTCAGCCACACTCTCAGGAGATTAAAGATGTCAAGCCAGTTGAAACAGACAGTGAGCAGAACAAGCATGCATACTCTGTTGCCCTTGcatctgctgttgctgctgaagCTGCAGCAGTTGCTGCCCAGGCCGCTGCTGAGGTTGTCCGCCTCACAGCAGTTACTACGGCAGCACCAAAAATGCCTGTTACTTCAAGGGAAGAACTTGCGGCCATCAAGATTCAGACCGCCTTCAGAGGTTATCTG GCAAGGAGAGCATTGCGCGCACTAAGAGGGCTAGTTAGATTGAAGTCACTTGTTGATGGACATGCCGTCAAGCGCCAAACTGCTCATACTTTGCATTGCACACAAACGATGACAAGAGTTCAAGCTCAAATCTACTCTAGAAGGGTGAAATTGGAGGAGGAAAAACAGGCTCTTCAAAGGCAGCTCCAATTGAAACATCAAAGGGAACTTGAGAAAATGAAG ATTGATGAAGACTGGGATCACAGCCATCAATCCAAAGAACAAATTGAGGCCAGCCTAGTTATGAAACAAGAAGCTGCGCTAAGACGAGAAAGAGCACTCGCATATGCTTTTTCTCATCAG TGGAGAAATTCTGGTCGAACTATAACCCCAACTTTCACAGAACCTGGTAATCCTAACTggggctggagctggatggAACGCTGGATGACAGCAAGACCTTGGGAGAGCCGATTGGCAGCATCAGACAAGGATCCTAAAGAGCGTTCTCTGACAAAGAATTCCAGCACCAGTGCTGTTCGAATGTCTGTACCCCGTGCCATCTCAATCCAGAGGCCAGCAACACCAAACAAGTCAAGCCGTCCACCAAGCCGGCAATCACCTTCAACACCGCCATCGAAGGCACCATCTACCTCAGGAAAGACCAGGCCGGCAAGTCCAAGGAGCAGCTGGCTGTACAAGGAAGATGACCTGAGGAGCATCACAAGCATACGCTCTGAACGCCCAAGGAGGCAGAGCATAGGTGGAGGCTCGGTCCGGGATGATGCAAGCCTGACTAGCACACCACCTCTCCCCAGTTATATGCAGTCGACAGAGTCTGCGAGAGCAAAGTCTCGATACCGCAGCTTATTGACTGAGAAACTTGAGCTTTCAGAGAGGGCACCTCTGGCCCATTCAGTTGTTAAGAAGCGCCTCTCCTTCCCAGTCATTGACAAACCGAGCGGTCCACCGGCAGATAAGCCAAAGGAAAGGGTGAGACGCCATTCAGACCCTCCGAAAGTCGATCCGGCAACACTGAAGGATGCTCCTGTTGCCTGA
- the LOC120708561 gene encoding interactor of constitutive active ROPs 2, chloroplastic-like isoform X2, whose product MQAAPKARNGSAEHPTRTSSQGSNKAGRTGRMAESPTGLRPKVDRRSAMSAEREKRRPPTTKLSELEAHLSQLQDELKKAKEQLHSSEVSRKRALQEADDARAQAAAASAQVRNSEAQLAELSSAEEARLLELRRLSQERDRSWQSELEALQKQHAADSTALAAAMGEVHRLRVQLAAAARADRRQDVAEALATIDELRVKLKASEEAEAQARAMHEECKQQLEASRATIDSLLTDGSKLMDSFSLVVKELEESRAKVKALEEEVAEAPSRIAASEHCNCSGSEAAELRSELEAAEARYQEEKILSTVETQCAYELMDQIKTESDLRHGKLAAALESAKSEVIFLKASLFDKESELRRALDANKKLQAEARTDSSADALKEQLQGALQENGQLKQELRQYESEKGSAAARTPEADAAEAAKKGEMEAELRRLRVQAEQWRKAAETAMALLTVGKGGNGKVVERSESLEGGKYAGLCEDLDDDAAARKNGNVLRRISGMWKK is encoded by the exons ATGCAGGCGGCGCCCAAGGCAAG GAATGGCTCCGCGGAACACCCCACCCGGACGTCCTCCCAGGGAAGCAACAAGGCCGGCCGGACGGGGAGGATGGCCGAGTCGCCCACCGGGCTCAGGCCCAAGGTCGACCGCCGCTCGGCGATGAGCGCCGAGAGAGAG AAAAGGAGGCCACCGACGACGAAGCTGTCAGAGCTGGAGGCCCATCTGTCGCAGCTGCAGGACGAGCTCAAGAAGGCCAAGGAGCAGCTCCACTCCTCCGAGGTCTCCAGGAAGCGGGCCCTGCAGGAGGCCGACGACGCCAgggcgcaggccgccgcggcgtccgcgCAGGTGCGCAACTCCGAGGCCCAGCTCGCCGAGCTCTCGTCGGCAGAGGAGGCCCGCCTCCTGGAGCTGCGCCGGCTGTCGCAGGAGCGCGATCGGTCGTGGCAGTCGGAGCTGGAGGCCTTGCAGAAGCAGCACGCCGCGGACTCGACCGCGCTGGCCGCGGCCATGGGCGAGGTGCACCGCCTGCGcgtgcagctcgccgccgcggcgcgcgccgacCGCCGGCAGGACGTGGCGGAGGCGCTGGCCACCATCGACGAGCTCAGGGTCAAGCTCAAGGCGagcgaggaggccgaggcgcaggcGCGCGCCATGCACGAGGAGTGCAAGCAGCAGCTGGAGGCGAGCCGGGCCACGATCGACTCGCTGCTCACCGACGGCTCCAAGCTGATGGACTCGTTCAGCCTGGTGGTCAAGGAGCTCGAGGAGTCGCGCGCCAAGGTCAAGGCTCTCGAGGAGGAGGTCGCGGAGGCGCCATCGAGGATCGCCGCCAGCGAGCACTGCAATTGCTCGGGCTCGGAGGCCGCCGAGCTGAGGTCGGAATTGGAGGCCGCGGAGGCCAGGTACCAAGAAGAGAAGATCCTTAGCACCGTGGAGACGCAGTGCGCGTACGAGCTCATGGACCAGATAAAGACCGAGTCCGACCTGCGGCACGGCAAGCTCGCCGCGGCGCTCGAGAGCGCCAAGTCCGAGGTCATCTTCCTCAAGGCGAGCCTTTTCGACAAGGAGTCGGAGCTGCGGCGCGCCCTGGACGCGAACAAGAAGCTACAAGCCGAGGCAAGAACGGACAGCTCGGCCGACGCGCTCAAGGAGCAGCTGCAGGGCGCGCTGCAGGAGAACGGGCAGCTGAAGCAGGAGCTCCGTCAGTACGAGTCCGAGaagggctccgcggcggcgaggacgccggaggccgacgcggcggaggcggcgaagaaAGGGGAGATGGAGGCCGAGCTGCGCCGCCTGCGGGTGCAGGCTGAGCAGTGGCGCAAGGCCGCGGAGACGGCCATGGCGCTGCTGACCGTGGGCAAGGGCGGGAACGGCAAGGTCGTGGAGCGGAGCGAGTCCTTGGAGGGCGGCAAGTACGCGGGCCTGTGCGAGGACTTggacgacgacgcggcggcgaggaagaacGGCAACGTGCTGAGGAGGATCAGCGGGATGTGGAAGAAATGA
- the LOC120708560 gene encoding protein IQ-DOMAIN 1-like isoform X1 encodes MQACSRDIEDTVIEHKRMGKKGKWFSAVKKVFGSSDPDGKQAKAEKADKSKSSRRWPFGKSRHSDPSASTVSGTAPVAPLPPPPPIQLTQPHSQEIKDVKPVETDSEQNKHAYSVALASAVAAEAAAVAAQAAAEVVRLTAVTTAAPKMPVTSREELAAIKIQTAFRGYLARRALRALRGLVRLKSLVDGHAVKRQTAHTLHCTQTMTRVQAQIYSRRVKLEEEKQALQRQLQLKHQRELEKMKIDEDWDHSHQSKEQIEASLVMKQEAALRRERALAYAFSHQWRNSGRTITPTFTEPGNPNWGWSWMERWMTARPWESRLAASDKDPKERSLTKNSSTSAVRMSVPRAISIQRPATPNKSSRPPSRQSPSTPPSKAPSTSGKTRPASPRSSWLYKEDDLRSITSIRSERPRRQSIGGGSVRDDASLTSTPPLPSYMQSTESARAKSRYRSLLTEKLELSERAPLAHSVVKKRLSFPVIDKPSGPPADKPKERVRRHSDPPKVDPATLKDAPVA; translated from the exons ATGCAGGCTTGCAGCCGAGACATTGAAGACACAGTAATAGAACACAAAAGAATGGGTAAGAAGGGAAAGTGGTTTAGTGCTGTGAAGAAAGTCTTCGGCTCCTCCGATCCTGATGGAAAGCAAGCAAAG GCTGAGAAGGCGGACAAGTCAAAATCCAGTAGGAGATGGCCATTTGGAAAGTCGAGGCACTCTGATCCTTCTGCCTCAACGGTGTCAGGGACTGCTCCAGTAGCtcctttgccgccgccgccaccaataCAACTTACTCAGCCACACTCTCAGGAGATTAAAGATGTCAAGCCAGTTGAAACAGACAGTGAGCAGAACAAGCATGCATACTCTGTTGCCCTTGcatctgctgttgctgctgaagCTGCAGCAGTTGCTGCCCAGGCCGCTGCTGAGGTTGTCCGCCTCACAGCAGTTACTACGGCAGCACCAAAAATGCCTGTTACTTCAAGGGAAGAACTTGCGGCCATCAAGATTCAGACCGCCTTCAGAGGTTATCTG GCAAGGAGAGCATTGCGCGCACTAAGAGGGCTAGTTAGATTGAAGTCACTTGTTGATGGACATGCCGTCAAGCGCCAAACTGCTCATACTTTGCATTGCACACAAACGATGACAAGAGTTCAAGCTCAAATCTACTCTAGAAGGGTGAAATTGGAGGAGGAAAAACAGGCTCTTCAAAGGCAGCTCCAATTGAAACATCAAAGGGAACTTGAGAAAATGAAG ATTGATGAAGACTGGGATCACAGCCATCAATCCAAAGAACAAATTGAGGCCAGCCTAGTTATGAAACAAGAAGCTGCGCTAAGACGAGAAAGAGCACTCGCATATGCTTTTTCTCATCAG TGGAGAAATTCTGGTCGAACTATAACCCCAACTTTCACAGAACCTGGTAATCCTAACTggggctggagctggatggAACGCTGGATGACAGCAAGACCTTGGGAGAGCCGATTGGCAGCATCAGACAAGGATCCTAAAGAGCGTTCTCTGACAAAGAATTCCAGCACCAGTGCTGTTCGAATGTCTGTACCCCGTGCCATCTCAATCCAGAGGCCAGCAACACCAAACAAGTCAAGCCGTCCACCAAGCCGGCAATCACCTTCAACACCGCCATCGAAGGCACCATCTACCTCAGGAAAGACCAGGCCGGCAAGTCCAAGGAGCAGCTGGCTGTACAAGGAAGATGACCTGAGGAGCATCACAAGCATACGCTCTGAACGCCCAAGGAGGCAGAGCATAGGTGGAGGCTCGGTCCGGGATGATGCAAGCCTGACTAGCACACCACCTCTCCCCAGTTATATGCAGTCGACAGAGTCTGCGAGAGCAAAGTCTCGATACCGCAGCTTATTGACTGAGAAACTTGAGCTTTCAGAGAGGGCACCTCTGGCCCATTCAGTTGTTAAGAAGCGCCTCTCCTTCCCAGTCATTGACAAACCGAGCGGTCCACCGGCAGATAAGCCAAAGGAAAGGGTGAGACGCCATTCAGACCCTCCGAAAGTCGATCCGGCAACACTGAAGGATGCTCCTGTTGCCTGA
- the LOC120710247 gene encoding ATP-dependent Clp protease adapter protein CLPS2, chloroplastic-like yields the protein MAISGRAAACAALVFPSPATTTTPTLPSTVSVNPRARHRSKATPAGVAAAPHASGGAVLERPAFDQSQLDALPVAEEGGDPGRLKDGRRSGSGDSYKVLLVDDVRHTEQHVEKALPQVVPSITAEAARQLFHESRLKGVAVVIVAVKEHAEFYAQMMVRQGLRSAIEPESDLAS from the exons ATGGCTATCAGCGGCCGAGCAGCCGCGTGCGCCGCGCTCGTCTTCCCGAGCCCCgcgaccaccaccacccccacgCTGCCCTCCACCGTCTCCGTGAACCCGAGAGCCCGGCACCGGTCGAAGGCGACTCCGGCGGGTGTTGCCGCGGCGCCgcacgcgagcggcggcgcggtgctggAGCGGCCGGCGTTCGACCAGTCCCAGCTCGACGCGCTCCCCGTCGCGGAGGAAGGAGGGGACCCCGGGAGGCTCAAGGACGGGAGGCGCTCCGGGAGCGGCGACAGCTACAAGGTCTTGCTCGTCGACGACGTGCGCCACACCGAGCAGCACG TGGAGAAGGCCTTGCCGCAGGTGGTGCCATCCATTACCGCCGAGGCAGCGCGGCAGCTCTTCCACGAGTCCCGCCTGAAAGGCGTCGCGGTTGTCATCGTCGCCGTCAAG GAGCACGCCGAGTTCTACGCGCAGATGATGGTTCGTCAGGGACTCCGCTCTGCCATCGAGCCGGAATCGGACCTGGCGAGCTGA
- the LOC120708561 gene encoding interactor of constitutive active ROPs 2, chloroplastic-like isoform X1, with amino-acid sequence MLSLNKMHFLKLYSSSNSSRNGSAEHPTRTSSQGSNKAGRTGRMAESPTGLRPKVDRRSAMSAEREKRRPPTTKLSELEAHLSQLQDELKKAKEQLHSSEVSRKRALQEADDARAQAAAASAQVRNSEAQLAELSSAEEARLLELRRLSQERDRSWQSELEALQKQHAADSTALAAAMGEVHRLRVQLAAAARADRRQDVAEALATIDELRVKLKASEEAEAQARAMHEECKQQLEASRATIDSLLTDGSKLMDSFSLVVKELEESRAKVKALEEEVAEAPSRIAASEHCNCSGSEAAELRSELEAAEARYQEEKILSTVETQCAYELMDQIKTESDLRHGKLAAALESAKSEVIFLKASLFDKESELRRALDANKKLQAEARTDSSADALKEQLQGALQENGQLKQELRQYESEKGSAAARTPEADAAEAAKKGEMEAELRRLRVQAEQWRKAAETAMALLTVGKGGNGKVVERSESLEGGKYAGLCEDLDDDAAARKNGNVLRRISGMWKK; translated from the exons ATGCTATCCTTGAACAAAATGCATTTCCTCAAGTTGTACTCCAGCAGCAACAGCTCCAG GAATGGCTCCGCGGAACACCCCACCCGGACGTCCTCCCAGGGAAGCAACAAGGCCGGCCGGACGGGGAGGATGGCCGAGTCGCCCACCGGGCTCAGGCCCAAGGTCGACCGCCGCTCGGCGATGAGCGCCGAGAGAGAG AAAAGGAGGCCACCGACGACGAAGCTGTCAGAGCTGGAGGCCCATCTGTCGCAGCTGCAGGACGAGCTCAAGAAGGCCAAGGAGCAGCTCCACTCCTCCGAGGTCTCCAGGAAGCGGGCCCTGCAGGAGGCCGACGACGCCAgggcgcaggccgccgcggcgtccgcgCAGGTGCGCAACTCCGAGGCCCAGCTCGCCGAGCTCTCGTCGGCAGAGGAGGCCCGCCTCCTGGAGCTGCGCCGGCTGTCGCAGGAGCGCGATCGGTCGTGGCAGTCGGAGCTGGAGGCCTTGCAGAAGCAGCACGCCGCGGACTCGACCGCGCTGGCCGCGGCCATGGGCGAGGTGCACCGCCTGCGcgtgcagctcgccgccgcggcgcgcgccgacCGCCGGCAGGACGTGGCGGAGGCGCTGGCCACCATCGACGAGCTCAGGGTCAAGCTCAAGGCGagcgaggaggccgaggcgcaggcGCGCGCCATGCACGAGGAGTGCAAGCAGCAGCTGGAGGCGAGCCGGGCCACGATCGACTCGCTGCTCACCGACGGCTCCAAGCTGATGGACTCGTTCAGCCTGGTGGTCAAGGAGCTCGAGGAGTCGCGCGCCAAGGTCAAGGCTCTCGAGGAGGAGGTCGCGGAGGCGCCATCGAGGATCGCCGCCAGCGAGCACTGCAATTGCTCGGGCTCGGAGGCCGCCGAGCTGAGGTCGGAATTGGAGGCCGCGGAGGCCAGGTACCAAGAAGAGAAGATCCTTAGCACCGTGGAGACGCAGTGCGCGTACGAGCTCATGGACCAGATAAAGACCGAGTCCGACCTGCGGCACGGCAAGCTCGCCGCGGCGCTCGAGAGCGCCAAGTCCGAGGTCATCTTCCTCAAGGCGAGCCTTTTCGACAAGGAGTCGGAGCTGCGGCGCGCCCTGGACGCGAACAAGAAGCTACAAGCCGAGGCAAGAACGGACAGCTCGGCCGACGCGCTCAAGGAGCAGCTGCAGGGCGCGCTGCAGGAGAACGGGCAGCTGAAGCAGGAGCTCCGTCAGTACGAGTCCGAGaagggctccgcggcggcgaggacgccggaggccgacgcggcggaggcggcgaagaaAGGGGAGATGGAGGCCGAGCTGCGCCGCCTGCGGGTGCAGGCTGAGCAGTGGCGCAAGGCCGCGGAGACGGCCATGGCGCTGCTGACCGTGGGCAAGGGCGGGAACGGCAAGGTCGTGGAGCGGAGCGAGTCCTTGGAGGGCGGCAAGTACGCGGGCCTGTGCGAGGACTTggacgacgacgcggcggcgaggaagaacGGCAACGTGCTGAGGAGGATCAGCGGGATGTGGAAGAAATGA